From one Dermacentor variabilis isolate Ectoservices chromosome 3, ASM5094787v1, whole genome shotgun sequence genomic stretch:
- the LOC142574113 gene encoding uncharacterized protein LOC142574113: MPGSYETIVGASRADRAPFGSGRSSPIPTWQNANPARIQTASGRSSPIPTWQNANPSPGIVPPMRLLPPGGRAEDGGARPPDASRGTLQPGYPPSERARPPCGSADGRAMARALRPAGLTRPQSTNTCVERSGRPPGPSYPPPPILGPPGLQRPCAPPLGLPAGHCNNPAQNDLQLGSGQRGFAEPFPASDVSGPSSRTASAGRFPQFAGARAAPAGASRAVSEENLMATFINPKAQKSVERVHSKSRPPLRKAESKELLQLMEEFDAVLSGKASAGTATQQKK; encoded by the coding sequence ATGCCGGGGTCCTACGAGACGATCGTCGGCGCTTCACGTGCAGACAGAGCTCCATTCGGCAGCGGTCGCTCGTCTCCGATCCCGACGTGGCAAAATGCGAACCCGGCTCGAATTCAAACGGCCAGCGGTCGTTCGTCGCCTATTCCGACATGGCAAAATGCCAACCCGAGCCCCGGAATTGTTCCACCAATGCGACTCCTGCCACCAGGGGGCCGGGCAGAGGATGGCGGTGCCAGACCTCCGGACGCCTCTCGCGGCACGCTGCAACCTGGCTACCCTCCATCGGAACGCGCGAGACCACCTTGTGGGTCAGCCGATGGACGAGCAATGGCGCGAGCCTTGCGTCCAGCTGGGCTTACACGCCCTCAGTCAACAAACACCTGTGTCGAACGCAGTGGACGTCCGCCTGGGCCCTCGTatccgccgccaccgattctAGGGCCTCCAGGACTGCAGAGACCCTGCGCACCACCACTGGGACTTCCTGCCGGGCACTGTAATAATCCTGCTCAAAATGACCTCCAACTTGGAAGTGGCCAGCGAGGTTTTGCGGAACCCTTCCCAGCTAGCGACGTAAGCGGTCCTAGCTCCAGGACCGCTTCAGCAGGGCGCTTTCCGCAATTTGCGGGAGCTCGCGCTGCGCCAGCTGGGGCGTCGcgagcagtctcggaagagaacctgATGGCAACTTTCATCAACCCAAAAGCGCAGAAATCTGTTGAACGCGTCCACTCCAAGTCGCGTCCTCCACTACGCAAAGCGGAAAGCAAAGAACTTCTCCAGTTGATGGAGGAATTCGATGCCGTGCTGTCTGGTAAAGCCAGCGCCGGAACTGCAACACAACAGAAAAAATGA